A single genomic interval of Microbacterium galbinum harbors:
- a CDS encoding PTS mannitol transporter subunit IICB, which produces MTTTSPAPAKANGLRTGVQRFGTFLSGMIMPNIAAFIAWGFITMLFIPAGFFGAKSPFGWHWAPVAEIIGGGGDSAVIGWQGAMTAVAEGADGNIFAYVGLVGPMVTYLLPLLIANTAGRMVYGERGGVVATIATMGVIVGTNIPMFLGAMIMGPIAAWITKQMDKLWDGKIRPGFEMLVNNFSAGILGMILAIVGFFAFGPVMLGISAVLGAAVDWLVSLNLLPLVSIIVEPAKVLFLNNAINHGVFTPLGIEQAAETGKSILFLIEANPGPGLGLLLAFTFFGVGAAKASAPGAAVIQFFGGIHEIYFPYALSKPTTILALIAGGAAGVTTNMLLGGGLGFPAAPGSIIAVTAGAIGSGVGNLVVVYLSVLIAAAVTFLITAVILRASRRRDLEAEGDTFGAAIAQTEANKGKSSAAMDALRTSSGAADGGTAVATDRRIENVVFACDAGMGSSAMGASVLRNKFKKAGVEGVTVTNQAIANLDGTADLVITQQQLTDRAKAQSPNSLHVSVDNFMNSPKYEEVVEMVRAQRDTDA; this is translated from the coding sequence ATGACGACGACGTCACCAGCCCCCGCGAAGGCGAACGGGCTCCGAACGGGCGTGCAGCGTTTCGGCACGTTCCTCTCCGGCATGATCATGCCCAATATCGCGGCGTTCATCGCGTGGGGCTTCATCACCATGCTGTTCATCCCGGCCGGGTTCTTCGGCGCCAAGAGCCCCTTCGGCTGGCACTGGGCTCCGGTGGCCGAGATCATCGGCGGCGGCGGAGACTCCGCCGTCATCGGATGGCAGGGGGCCATGACGGCGGTCGCCGAGGGCGCCGACGGCAACATCTTCGCCTACGTCGGTCTGGTCGGACCGATGGTCACGTACCTTCTGCCGCTCCTCATCGCTAACACCGCGGGCCGCATGGTCTACGGCGAGCGCGGTGGCGTCGTGGCGACCATCGCCACCATGGGTGTCATCGTCGGAACCAACATCCCGATGTTCCTCGGCGCGATGATCATGGGCCCGATCGCGGCCTGGATCACGAAGCAGATGGACAAGCTGTGGGACGGCAAGATCCGCCCCGGCTTCGAGATGCTCGTCAACAACTTCTCGGCCGGAATCCTCGGCATGATCCTCGCGATCGTCGGCTTCTTCGCCTTCGGCCCGGTCATGCTCGGCATCAGCGCCGTGCTCGGCGCGGCGGTCGACTGGCTCGTCTCGCTCAACCTGCTGCCCCTGGTCTCGATCATCGTCGAGCCGGCGAAGGTGCTGTTCCTCAACAACGCCATCAACCACGGCGTCTTCACCCCGCTCGGCATCGAGCAGGCCGCCGAAACGGGCAAGTCGATCCTCTTCCTCATCGAGGCGAACCCCGGCCCCGGCCTCGGTCTGCTGCTCGCCTTCACCTTCTTCGGTGTCGGCGCGGCGAAGGCCTCGGCTCCGGGCGCGGCCGTCATCCAGTTCTTCGGTGGTATCCACGAGATCTACTTCCCGTACGCGCTCAGCAAGCCGACCACCATCCTCGCCCTCATCGCGGGTGGCGCGGCCGGTGTCACGACGAACATGCTCCTCGGCGGCGGTCTCGGCTTCCCGGCCGCACCGGGAAGCATCATCGCCGTCACCGCCGGAGCGATCGGCTCGGGCGTCGGCAACCTCGTCGTCGTCTACCTGTCGGTGCTCATCGCCGCGGCCGTGACCTTCCTCATCACGGCCGTCATCCTGCGGGCCTCCCGCAGGCGCGACCTCGAGGCAGAGGGCGACACCTTCGGCGCCGCGATCGCACAGACCGAGGCCAACAAGGGCAAGTCCTCCGCCGCGATGGACGCACTGCGCACCTCGAGCGGCGCAGCCGACGGTGGCACGGCCGTCGCGACCGATCGCCGCATCGAGAACGTCGTGTTCGCGTGCGACGCCGGTATGGGCTCCTCCGCCATGGGCGCGAGCGTCCTGCGCAACAAGTTCAAGAAGGCGGGCGTCGAGGGCGTCACGGTCACCAACCAGGCGATCGCGAACCTCGACGGAACGGCCGATCTCGTGATCACGCAGCAGCAGCTGACCGATCGCGCGAAGGCCCAGTCGCCGAACTCCCTGCACGTATCGGTCGACAACTTCATGAATTCCCCGAAGTATGAAGAGGTCGTCGAGATGGTGCGCGCCCAGCGCGACACCGACGCGTGA
- a CDS encoding PTS sugar transporter subunit IIA, whose protein sequence is MSVLTLDQIRIHPGSATQEEALQEATDILVSVGAVTPAYVDAMRQREETVSTFMGNGLAIPHGTNETKDAILASALSVVRYDGGVDWAGEPATFVIGIAGRGDEHLEILSQIAILFSDEDDVAKLTAAQTPDELFALLSAVNEG, encoded by the coding sequence ATGAGCGTTCTCACCCTCGACCAGATCCGGATCCACCCGGGATCGGCGACGCAGGAGGAGGCCCTGCAGGAGGCGACCGACATCCTGGTCTCGGTGGGCGCCGTGACCCCGGCCTACGTCGACGCGATGCGTCAGCGCGAGGAGACGGTCTCGACCTTCATGGGCAACGGTCTCGCGATCCCGCACGGCACCAACGAGACCAAGGACGCGATCCTCGCCTCGGCCCTCTCCGTCGTGCGCTACGACGGCGGCGTGGACTGGGCGGGCGAGCCGGCGACGTTCGTGATCGGCATCGCCGGACGCGGGGACGAGCACCTCGAGATCCTCTCGCAGATCGCGATCCTGTTCTCCGACGAGGACGACGTCGCGAAGCTGACGGCGGCGCAGACCCCCGACGAGCTCTTCGCCCTGCTCTCGGCGGTGAACGAGGGATGA
- a CDS encoding mannitol-1-phosphate 5-dehydrogenase, giving the protein MKAVQFGAGNIGRGFVGLLLHEGGYEVVFSDVADALVDAINAVDAYTVHEVGPGGVDRTVTGFRAVNSKTDPDAAADEVATADVVTCAVGPTVLRFIAPTIVAGLTRRSPDAAPLVIMACENAIGATDLLRAEIESAAGADARELLAKAVFANTAVDRIVPAQPEGAGVDVTVEPYFEWTIEQGPFGGSLPSIPGAHFVDDLDPYIERKLFTVNTGHAATAYFGARAGIDRISDALADPQIAAAVGAALEETSAVLAATHGLDPADLAEYRATILERFRNPALVDTVQRVGRQPLRKISRHERFIGPAAAAAEHGLSTDALVAAIAATLEFEDAEDTQAVELRQLLGTLDAQTFTTRTTGLEPQHPLFVAVEAVVAARQDALRAA; this is encoded by the coding sequence ATGAAGGCCGTCCAGTTCGGCGCCGGCAACATCGGCCGCGGGTTCGTGGGCCTCCTGCTCCACGAGGGCGGCTACGAGGTCGTCTTCTCCGATGTGGCGGATGCGCTCGTCGATGCGATCAACGCCGTCGACGCGTACACGGTGCACGAGGTCGGGCCGGGGGGCGTCGACCGCACCGTGACCGGGTTCCGGGCCGTCAACAGCAAGACCGATCCGGATGCCGCGGCCGACGAGGTCGCCACGGCCGACGTCGTGACCTGCGCGGTCGGCCCGACCGTCCTGCGCTTCATCGCGCCGACGATCGTCGCGGGTCTCACCCGCCGCTCCCCCGACGCCGCGCCGCTGGTGATCATGGCGTGCGAGAACGCGATCGGCGCGACCGATCTGCTCCGCGCCGAGATCGAGAGCGCCGCGGGCGCCGACGCGCGCGAGCTGCTCGCGAAGGCCGTGTTCGCGAACACGGCCGTCGACCGCATCGTGCCGGCCCAGCCCGAGGGTGCGGGAGTCGACGTCACGGTCGAGCCGTACTTCGAGTGGACGATCGAGCAGGGCCCGTTCGGCGGCTCGCTGCCGAGCATCCCCGGCGCGCACTTCGTCGACGACCTCGACCCATACATCGAGCGCAAGCTGTTCACCGTCAACACCGGTCACGCGGCCACCGCGTACTTCGGCGCCCGCGCCGGCATCGACCGGATCTCCGACGCCCTCGCCGATCCGCAGATCGCCGCGGCGGTCGGCGCGGCCCTCGAGGAGACCTCGGCGGTGCTCGCCGCGACCCACGGGCTCGACCCGGCCGATCTGGCCGAGTACCGCGCGACCATCCTCGAGCGCTTCCGCAATCCGGCGCTCGTCGACACCGTGCAGCGCGTCGGACGCCAGCCGCTGCGCAAGATCTCGCGGCACGAGCGGTTCATCGGACCTGCCGCCGCCGCCGCCGAGCACGGCCTGTCGACGGACGCGCTCGTGGCGGCCATCGCCGCGACCCTCGAGTTCGAGGATGCCGAGGACACCCAGGCCGTCGAGCTGCGCCAGCTGCTCGGCACGCTGGACGCGCAGACGTTCACGACGCGCACGACGGGGCTGGAGCCGCAGCATCCGCTCTTCGTCGCCGTCGAGGCGGTCGTGGCCGCCCGACAGGACGCTCTCCGCGCCGCCTGA
- a CDS encoding flavin-containing monooxygenase gives MDTYAVIGAGPSGLAAVRALRKRGIPVVGYEASHGVGGLWDISNPRSTMYESAHLISSRTTTEFREFPMRSTIDYPGHAALLEYFREYADHFGLTELFRFDTRVTRLDPRDDGGWDLTSVGPDGEHMHRYAGIVLANGTLAEPNVPAFPGDFTGEMLHTSAYSSPAQLAGRRVLIIGAGNSGCDIAVDAVHHADAIDMSVRRGYYFVPRYLFGRPSDTLNQGRPLPARLKQALDSRVLRAFTGDPVRFGFPKPDHRIYESHPIVNTMVLNHLGQGDLRVRPDVDRFDGSTVHFRDGSSGEYDLVLLATGYRLDYPFVDPAHLNWRGASPRLFLHVFPSSFNGLFVMGMIEASGIGWQGRYEQAELLATYLDAAERDPARAARFRARVTDSAWPDLTGGYHYLGLDRMAYYVNKDAYRGAVRREQQALAQPA, from the coding sequence ATGGACACCTATGCCGTGATCGGCGCGGGACCGTCGGGCCTGGCCGCCGTCCGCGCTCTGCGGAAGCGCGGCATCCCCGTCGTTGGCTACGAGGCCTCGCACGGCGTCGGCGGCCTCTGGGACATCTCCAATCCGCGCAGCACGATGTACGAGTCGGCGCACCTCATCTCGTCGCGCACGACGACCGAGTTCCGCGAGTTCCCGATGCGATCGACGATCGACTATCCGGGCCACGCGGCGCTGCTCGAGTACTTCCGGGAGTACGCCGATCACTTCGGTCTGACCGAGCTCTTCCGCTTCGACACGCGCGTCACCCGGCTCGACCCCCGCGACGACGGTGGTTGGGACCTGACGAGCGTCGGCCCGGACGGCGAGCACATGCACCGATACGCCGGCATCGTGCTCGCGAACGGCACGCTCGCCGAGCCGAACGTCCCCGCCTTCCCGGGCGACTTCACCGGCGAGATGCTGCACACGAGCGCCTACTCCTCCCCCGCGCAGCTCGCGGGACGCCGGGTGCTCATCATCGGCGCCGGCAATTCGGGCTGCGACATCGCAGTGGATGCCGTGCACCACGCCGACGCGATCGACATGAGCGTGCGTCGCGGCTACTACTTCGTTCCGCGCTACCTCTTCGGTCGCCCGAGCGACACCCTGAACCAGGGCCGTCCGCTGCCCGCCCGGCTCAAGCAGGCCCTCGACTCCCGCGTGCTGCGCGCCTTCACCGGCGACCCCGTGCGGTTCGGCTTCCCGAAGCCCGACCACCGCATCTACGAGTCGCATCCGATCGTGAACACCATGGTGCTCAATCACCTCGGCCAGGGCGATCTGCGCGTCCGGCCCGACGTCGACCGCTTCGACGGCTCGACCGTGCACTTCCGCGACGGATCGTCCGGCGAGTACGACCTGGTGCTCCTCGCGACCGGCTACCGACTCGATTATCCGTTCGTCGATCCCGCGCACCTGAACTGGCGCGGCGCCTCCCCCCGGCTCTTCCTGCACGTGTTCCCGTCGTCGTTCAACGGGCTGTTCGTGATGGGCATGATCGAGGCATCCGGGATCGGCTGGCAGGGCCGCTACGAGCAGGCGGAGCTCCTCGCCACGTATCTCGACGCGGCGGAGCGGGACCCGGCCCGCGCGGCGCGGTTCCGCGCGAGGGTGACCGATTCCGCCTGGCCCGACCTCACCGGCGGGTATCACTACCTGGGCCTCGACCGCATGGCCTACTACGTCAACAAGGACGCCTACCGCGGCGCTGTCCGGCGGGAGCAGCAGGCTCTCGCGCAACCCGCGTGA
- a CDS encoding alpha/beta hydrolase, translating to MQKKRGRRVLKWTLWSILILVLLGAGGIVAWSQIGVMGAEKAPLAAVRENPAITVDDAEQGIVLAPADGDSEIGLVFVPGAKVDPWAYAAILQGVAEEGVTVVITRPWLNLAFFDPRPLDSFTSAAPDVDVWAVGGHSLGGVRACQLAADADALVLFGSYCANDLSGTDLAVLSLAGSEDGLSTPAKISDARGNLPADADLVEIDGASHASFGDYGPQAGDGTPSISDEEMHATVTELLGAFLSEDALAAAG from the coding sequence GTGCAGAAGAAGCGTGGCCGGCGCGTCCTGAAGTGGACGCTGTGGAGCATCCTGATCCTCGTCCTCCTCGGCGCCGGCGGCATCGTCGCCTGGAGCCAGATCGGTGTGATGGGGGCGGAGAAGGCCCCCCTCGCCGCCGTGCGCGAGAACCCCGCGATCACGGTCGACGACGCGGAGCAGGGCATCGTCCTGGCGCCCGCCGACGGGGATTCCGAGATCGGTCTCGTCTTCGTGCCCGGCGCGAAGGTCGACCCCTGGGCGTACGCCGCGATCCTGCAGGGCGTCGCCGAGGAGGGGGTCACGGTCGTGATCACGCGCCCCTGGCTGAACCTCGCCTTCTTCGACCCGCGCCCCCTCGACTCCTTCACCTCCGCCGCGCCCGACGTCGACGTGTGGGCCGTGGGCGGCCACTCGCTGGGCGGCGTGCGCGCCTGCCAGCTCGCGGCGGATGCCGATGCGCTCGTGCTCTTCGGCTCGTACTGCGCCAACGATCTATCCGGCACCGATCTCGCGGTGCTCAGCCTCGCCGGCTCCGAGGACGGCCTCTCGACGCCGGCGAAGATCTCGGATGCGCGCGGAAACCTGCCCGCCGATGCCGACCTCGTCGAGATCGACGGCGCCTCGCACGCCTCGTTCGGGGACTACGGCCCGCAGGCCGGCGACGGCACGCCGTCGATCTCGGACGAAGAGATGCACGCCACGGTCACCGAACTCCTCGGTGCGTTCCTCTCCGAGGACGCGCTGGCGGCCGCGGGCTGA